The DNA segment GCTCTTCACGCTGGTAATCTACGGCCAGGCGGGCAACGGCGCCGCCGCTCGCGCTGCGCTTGCCTTCGCTCGCGCCGAGAGTCGCCTCCAGCAACAAATATTGTCCGTTAAATAGGTGGCCGACGCGATCGACGTTAAAGCCGTTGAGCTCGAAGGCCGTCGCCAGCGAATCCGCCGAGAATAGGCTGCAGTGCTCGTAGAAAAAATCCCAGACGACGCCGTTGCGCAGGATCCACTCCACGCAGGGCGTTTCAAAAAATACGCGCGGCTCCGCGGCGGATTTCAACGCTCTGCGTACGCCGTCCAAAAGCTGCATCGGCTCCGCGACGTGCTCGATGACGTGCCTGCAAAGAACCACGTCGGCCGGGTATTCCGATTCCGATTCTCCGTAATAGCGGCGCTCGAATCGCAGCCTACCGTCGAGATCGGCATCGGGTCCTTGGTAGCTCGGATCGAAACCGATTCCCGTGTTTCCGTAAGCCGGATCGGCGACGAGCTGCCGGATGAAGGCGCCGCTTCCGCAACCGACCTCGACGACGCGGCAGCCCTTAACCTTGCGGTCTTCGACGATATGGCGTACCAGTTCACCCACGTAGCCGCTAACGACGCCCGAACAGAGTTGGTTATTATCGTAGGTGGGGCCGTACGGCGCCTTTTTCGGATCGAAGGCGGCGTTGAAGACGAAGCCGCAGTCGCGGCAAACGAACATGCGCAAGTCGCCTAGAACGACGGCCTTCGCGGAACGCTCGTCGCGAAGCACCTCGTTCTGGCCGGCCGGTACGCCGAGTCGTTCGAGGAAGGGAAGGGTGTGGGCCGACCCACACACTTTACAGTTCATTGCGTGCGGATGAGATAGCCGCGCGGCGCGACCGAAATAAGAAGCTTTCGGTCGTACGACGCGTCGATGGCGAAGTGCTTATTCTCGGCGAGGAAGCTGTCGACCGCCGTCATCGGACTATCCCCGGGACCCCACGGACGCCCAAACGACAGTTCTTGCGGAAGCCGCTCTACGACGGTATCCATTACGGAGAGATAGCATCCCGGTGTGACCAGCTGCGCATAAGCTTCCAACTCGGCGGTCACGTGAGCGGCCGAGTGATTCGAATCGAGAATCACCATGATGCGCCGAGCACCCTGCGTTCGTTTCTTCACTTCAGCGACGACCGTTGGATCGACGGACGATCCTTGGATCATCTCGATACGCGAGAAGAGGGGG comes from the Candidatus Baltobacteraceae bacterium genome and includes:
- a CDS encoding methyltransferase domain-containing protein, with the protein product MNCKVCGSAHTLPFLERLGVPAGQNEVLRDERSAKAVVLGDLRMFVCRDCGFVFNAAFDPKKAPYGPTYDNNQLCSGVVSGYVGELVRHIVEDRKVKGCRVVEVGCGSGAFIRQLVADPAYGNTGIGFDPSYQGPDADLDGRLRFERRYYGESESEYPADVVLCRHVIEHVAEPMQLLDGVRRALKSAAEPRVFFETPCVEWILRNGVVWDFFYEHCSLFSADSLATAFELNGFNVDRVGHLFNGQYLLLEATLGASEGKRSASGGAVARLAVDYQREEPRLLGEVEQRIRSLAAGSKLALWGAGAKGVTLANLIDPERKLVDCVVDINPNKVGAFIPKTGHPIVSYEQLPSRGVTRALLMNPNYAGECRDLVAKAGVDVELYV
- a CDS encoding cephalosporin hydroxylase family protein, coding for MTNRTEATPGDEATIHAMSEDPALKSVAQQFFEQTIRFNYSYNFTWLGLPIIQYPQDVLALQEIIWKTKPDLIVETGIARGGSIVFSASMLQLLGEGKVIGIDIDIREHNRTAIERHPLFSRIEMIQGSSVDPTVVAEVKKRTQGARRIMVILDSNHSAAHVTAELEAYAQLVTPGCYLSVMDTVVERLPQELSFGRPWGPGDSPMTAVDSFLAENKHFAIDASYDRKLLISVAPRGYLIRTQ